One Entomomonas asaccharolytica DNA segment encodes these proteins:
- a CDS encoding EutN/CcmL family microcompartment protein, with protein sequence MRLAVVVGQVVSTVKLAGFEQERLLLVDMIDKNGLPEGERLVATDSVGAGDGEWVLVVSGSAARKTIHTVNGIEAPVDASIVGIVDEAVLNGKVFYHK encoded by the coding sequence ATGAGATTAGCCGTTGTCGTAGGACAAGTTGTTAGTACCGTAAAACTTGCTGGGTTTGAGCAAGAACGCCTACTGCTTGTAGACATGATAGATAAAAACGGTTTACCAGAAGGTGAACGGCTTGTCGCTACCGATTCTGTGGGCGCAGGCGATGGTGAGTGGGTCTTGGTTGTTAGTGGTAGCGCAGCTCGTAAAACTATCCATACTGTTAACGGTATTGAAGCGCCTGTAGATGCTAGTATCGTAGGTATTGTAGATGAAGCTGTTCTTAATGGTAAAGTTTTCTACCATAAGTGA